From the genome of Scyliorhinus canicula chromosome 27, sScyCan1.1, whole genome shotgun sequence:
ctaaaaagtaaggttaagggggggtggggttgttgggttacgggtatagggtggatacgtgggtttgagtagggtgatcatggctcggcacaacatcgagggccgaagggcctgttctgtgctgttctatgttctatgttctacacccaaagggttgtgaatctatggaattccttgcccagtgaagcagttgagtctccttcattaaatgttttaaggtaaagatagatagtttttggaaaaataaagggattaagggttatggtgttcgggccggaaaagtagagctgagtccacaaaagatcagccatgatctaattgaatggcggagcaggctcaaggggccagatggcctactcctgctcctagttcttatgttcttatgcactACGTCCGtaatcaccatcaccttctgcaaGTAGCGAATCGGGCGCCAACAAATAACACAGCACCTCGGCCTTCTGGCCTCTGGCACAGGCCTCACCGGGCAGCAGCGGACATGCAGCGTCCCACAGAAGCCAACAAAAGCGAATCCTGTACCTGACAAACATGAACTGAAACGTCCCGTGTTGCTAACCGTGAGGACACTGGCCACAGAAAGTCTACAACACCACCGACCGGTGTAATCACAGGCTCAGGGCGCCTGAGCAGGCCGAACACAAGATTCCAGGACTTTATTCCCACTTAGCCCAGGGTCGGATCTCGGATTTCCGGTTTCCATCTAACAGAAAAGTGGGTGGGAGAAGGAGAAGCGATGGGCTACGCTTCTGATGCCCCACTTGCTACAGCCTAATTCATGGCTCAATGTATACATGTGAGTAGTTACACATTGTCAGTTTGCTCCATTGTATGTTTcacattcgggcagcacggtaacatagtggttagcacaaatgcttcacagccccagggtcccaggttcgaatcccggcttgggtcactgtctgtgcggagtctgcacgtcctccccgtgtgtgcgtgggtttcctccgggtgctccggtttcctcccacagtccaaagatgtgcaggttaggtggattggccacgctgaattgcccttagtgtccaaattgcccttagtgttgggtggggttactggattatgggggtagggtggaggtatgggcttgggtagggtgctctttccaggagccggtgcagactcgatgggccgaatggcctccttctgaactgtaaattctatgtaaattggcCTGTACATAGCTTTCCACACGGTTACGTCTCATGCCACCGTATGTCCCAACTAAAATGGGAAGATGTAGTCACCTGAGAACTTGTTGATGTGACCACAAAAGAGATCAAACGGTATCCTGGCAACGCCCCAAACCGCCCCTCGATCAGCCTCGCCCCTCCAATAACTCCGACGCACTGAAAAGTTAGCGTATTGGAGACTATCCTACCCAAATGTCTGGCTGTGTTGAGCTGAATTATCTTGGTTGGGAGTTGTTGATGTCGGTTATTCAAGGAAACCACAACATTCTCCAATATGCATTTAAAATCCTTAAAGTGTCAGTGTGATCATATCACATCGAACCAGGGTTGTGAACTGTGCAGTGAGGTGCAGTTTGGTTCACTGACTGTGGAGGTGGCTGTaactgtgtgggttccctctgaTGCTCCATTTAGGTGCAGGAATACACGAGGACTCTCGCTGTGAACACGGCCAAGCTGCAGAACCTGACACGGCGGGTGGAGAGCCTGGAGAGTGGAGGCTTCTACACCCAACTCGAATTCGACCTGCTGAAACTGGAGATCCGAGAGCTGATGTCACTCACCGGGCAGCTGGCGGCCTTTCTCAACGGCAGCAACAGCATGATCGACCAGCTTTACAATGAGGTCAGAAAGAGATAAATCATTCCGTTTATTGCTTCGTGTTTTTCTCTCCTGTGTTATGTTTGAGTATTTTACAGCTTTTGGGCACTGATCAATCACCAGAGGAACCAACGCGAGAGAGTTCCTGTCCTGAGGGAGGGGTGTTATTGGCCACAAACAAGACCAACTTGCACTGGGGCCCCAAGTGGGGTTGATCAGGCGTGTAAGCAGTGATTTGTTACCATATTGAGGGTACTGCATGAAAGGAGGGTGCGAAGAGATTCAATAATATTCTCAAAGGATAATTAAATACACACTTGAAATGATACGAATTGCAGGTTATGGGGAAATGACCAATGGAATAGGATTAATTAAGAAGCTCATTCAAAGGGCTGGCACAGAAATAATTGGTCTCCTTCTGTTCTGTGCGACTCTTCGATTGCAGGGTTCTCTCAGGCCCTATCAAGCCTTCAACAGCTTCAGAATCCCGTTCGCCCACGAGGCAGATTTCCACCCCTGCAATCTTCAACTTTACAAAGTCTATCTATCTCAAACATCGCCCTGCTCCACCCCGACCTCTACCTAACCTCACATTTACACCTTCATCATCTCCAACCCAAACCGCCCCTCGATCACCCTTCACCTCCAATAACTCCGACGCACTGAAAAGTTAGCGTCTTGGAGACTATCCTACCCAAATGTCCTTTCACCCCGTCCCATCACGAGCCTTCACTGGCTCTTCATTCTGTATTTCAACGACTCCATGGCCTGTCACGTCCTTCCCTGTCTGTCTAATGAGTTCCAGCATTAAAAGTGACTCCGCACTCTCAGTTCGGATGATTTCAAGCTCTTGAACATCTCCCTCCGCAGTGACTTTTTCCCGTTACCTGGGCCCTACTGCTTGGAATCCCCAAATCCCTTTCTCTCCTTATTCCTGTTCCTACTTGAGGATAATCTTTCCAATCAAAATGAAGGAAGGATCTAACTGATGTGTTCAGGGGCAGCAATgttgcacagtggcttcacagctccagggtcccaggttcgattcccggctgggtcactgtctgtacggagtctgcacgttctccccgtgtctgcatgggtttcctctgggtgctccggtttcctcccacattccaaagatgtgctggttaggtgggttggccattcgaaattgcccttagtgtccaaaaaggttaggtggggttactgggtttccgaggataaagggggatagggtggaggtgttgaccttgggtagggtgctctttcaaagagccggtgcagactcaatgggctgaaaattctatgaatctatgataagGGGAGTAGGTGGAAGTTAgaatacagaatcatagaatctacagtgcagaaggaggccattcggcccattgagtttgcaccggctctttgaaagagcaccgtacccaagcccacatctccaccctatccccataacccagtaaccccactcaacactaagggcaatttttgacactgagggcaatttagcacggccaatccacctaacctgcacaattttggactgtgggaggaaaccggagcacccggaagaaacccacgcagacacggggagaacgtgcggactccgcacaggcagtgacccaagccgggaatcgaacctgtgaccctggagctgtgaagcaattgtgctaaccaccatgctgccctataaagATACGGATTGActctgatctcattgaatggcagaaaatgctcgaggggctgaatggcccctgtgAACCCAAACACGATTCCCTTTAAACGCCGCGTGTATTTCAGATTCTGAACATGTCCCAAGCTGTCGACCAGCTGGAGTCGCTCGATAAGCACAACCTGCTGGCAATCCGCCGAGAGATTGCGACGCTGAAGAAACGCCTACAGGACTGTGAGGAACATCGGGAGTCACAAACCCCTACCTCAGTTGACTACGGTGAGTTAATCACGGCTAATGGTGACTGAGGGACACAGGTCTGCTCGGTAAGGAGGGAGGGATGTCACTCACATTGGATCATTAATCCGCTATAACACACATTCTAATGACATCAGGAGATGAAAATCGATAGATGAACATGAATCAGTAAAGAATTTCAAACCTGTGCAAAATATTTCACAAACCAACGTAGTTGCTGTTgcaatatttttaatatttttacagATGCCGCAATACCTGAGTTATACTTTATTCATGTCAAAATAAGTTCATTAGCATCTTGCTGTAAATTGTAAACATTGAATTTGAAAAATGTGGATACCCAATGCTGAATTTGAGTTTACTATTTTTCAAACAGGGAGCTGTGATCATAACGGCCTTCTTAATGTATCCAACCCCATGGTGATACAGCTGAACTGGAGAGGATTTAGTTATAAATCTGGAGGATGGGGCAGAGGTTCTGCTCCGAACTCCAGTGAAGGCGAAGTGTACTGGGTGGCTCCACTGAATACCGACTGGCGAACATTTGACTCATTCAGATTCTATTATTCGCACGATGATTTACTGCTCTACAGAAATGCAACAACCAAAACACTGTcatattcttattattattcttCTTACTATACATACAGAGGACAGGGAAGCGGAATGGTTCTGTACGAAGGCTTCCTGTATTACAACTGTTACAATTCTCGGTACATGTGCAGATTTAACATAGACACCGACAGTAAAGAGAGACAGTTTCTTACAGGTGCagcttacaacaacaggttttcCTATGCGGGT
Proteins encoded in this window:
- the LOC119957816 gene encoding olfactomedin-4-like, with the protein product MLFLLLIVDAIFLSNGNHVNGSINSDGVCVCSVVFPNISFPVEKVEYLETAYQEISINVQREISKVQEYTRTLAVNTAKLQNLTRRVESLESGGFYTQLEFDLLKLEIRELMSLTGQLAAFLNGSNSMIDQLYNEILNMSQAVDQLESLDKHNLLAIRREIATLKKRLQDCEEHRESQTPTSVDYGSCDHNGLLNVSNPMVIQLNWRGFSYKSGGWGRGSAPNSSEGEVYWVAPLNTDWRTFDSFRFYYSHDDLLLYRNATTKTLSYSYYYSSYYTYRGQGSGMVLYEGFLYYNCYNSRYMCRFNIDTDSKERQFLTGAAYNNRFSYAGVTYQDMDFAVDEFGLWVIYSLEANVGYAAISKINVTSFTVERTWVTRLFKPSVTNAFVICGVLYAIRPVDLRSEEIFYTFDTRTGEEGAVSIKMGKVMDKLQNVNYNPSDHKLYVYNNGYQITYDVIFKPE